A genomic region of Actinomycetota bacterium contains the following coding sequences:
- the arsC gene encoding arsenate reductase (glutaredoxin) (This arsenate reductase requires both glutathione and glutaredoxin to convert arsenate to arsenite, after which the efflux transporter formed by ArsA and ArsB can extrude the arsenite from the cell, providing resistance.): protein MDVSVYFNPACSNCRTAEGLLRERGIDADYVRYLEQAPSRAQLEEVLAKLGTDDPRDIVRTKEPVYAELGLDGADRETLLEALVAHPVLIQRPIVVVGDRAVVARPAERLLELLDPPAG from the coding sequence ATGGACGTCTCGGTCTACTTCAACCCCGCGTGCTCGAACTGCCGCACGGCCGAGGGCCTGCTGCGGGAGCGGGGGATCGACGCCGACTATGTGCGCTACCTCGAGCAGGCCCCCTCCCGCGCCCAGCTGGAGGAGGTCCTGGCCAAGCTGGGCACCGACGACCCCAGGGACATCGTCCGTACCAAGGAGCCCGTCTACGCCGAGCTGGGGCTGGACGGGGCCGACCGCGAAACGCTGCTCGAAGCTCTCGTGGCCCACCCTGTGCTCATCCAGCGGCCGATCGTCGTGGTCGGGGACCGGGCCGTTGTCGCCCGCCCGGCCGAACGCCTCCTCGAGCTGCTCGACCCGCCCGCGGGCTGA
- a CDS encoding FAD-dependent oxidoreductase gives MARYDLVIVGMGSGGMIGAEFASTIGLRVAVVERSRVGGDCLWTGCVPSKALLASAKAAHTMRVADQYGLEPVEPEIDTARVWARVRSVQQQIAATDDNVERFEALGVEVVFGNARLTGPNTVLVTPSGDGDEARELETRFILLCTGSRPAVPPIDGLREAGFLTSENLFEIERAPRTMVVIGGGPISIEMAQALTRLGIPTTVLQKGPAILGRDEPALVELLTRKLRNEGVDLRLNVDTERVTVSGGRKIVHGSEDGEPARWEGEELLVAAGRRPNVEGLGLDELGVKVTKRGVEVDERMRTSVPSVYASGDLAGRYLFTHSAGYEAVRAVRDAFFPGKGRVTDFVPWCTFTDPELAHAGETVAEAEKRHGDDVEVYRMDLAHSDRARADSATDGAIVLVTAKGKLVGAHILAPAAGEMIHELALAINQGLKLAEVASLIHVYPTLSTSTGQLAAEAAFEGAKRLRWLVRKER, from the coding sequence GTGGCGCGCTACGACCTGGTGATCGTCGGGATGGGCTCGGGAGGCATGATCGGTGCCGAGTTCGCGTCCACGATCGGGCTGCGGGTGGCGGTCGTCGAGCGTTCGAGGGTGGGCGGCGACTGCCTGTGGACGGGGTGCGTCCCCAGCAAGGCCCTGCTCGCCTCGGCCAAGGCGGCCCACACCATGAGGGTGGCCGACCAGTACGGGCTGGAGCCGGTGGAGCCCGAGATCGACACCGCCCGGGTATGGGCCCGGGTGCGTTCGGTCCAGCAGCAGATCGCGGCCACCGACGACAACGTCGAGCGCTTCGAGGCGCTCGGGGTCGAGGTCGTCTTCGGCAATGCCCGCTTGACAGGGCCCAATACCGTCCTGGTCACCCCGTCGGGCGACGGCGACGAAGCCCGGGAGCTCGAGACCCGGTTCATCCTGCTGTGCACCGGGAGCCGGCCGGCCGTGCCGCCCATCGACGGCCTGCGAGAGGCGGGCTTTCTCACCAGCGAGAACCTCTTCGAGATCGAGCGCGCCCCCCGCACCATGGTCGTCATCGGGGGCGGGCCCATCTCCATCGAGATGGCCCAAGCCTTGACCCGCTTGGGCATTCCCACGACCGTCCTCCAGAAAGGGCCCGCCATCTTGGGCCGCGACGAGCCCGCCCTGGTCGAGCTGCTCACCCGCAAGCTCCGCAACGAGGGGGTCGACCTGCGCCTCAACGTCGACACCGAACGGGTGACGGTCTCGGGCGGGCGCAAGATCGTGCACGGCAGCGAGGACGGCGAACCGGCCCGGTGGGAGGGCGAGGAACTGCTGGTGGCCGCCGGGCGGCGCCCCAACGTCGAGGGACTGGGGCTGGACGAGCTCGGGGTGAAGGTCACCAAGCGGGGGGTGGAGGTAGACGAACGCATGCGGACGTCGGTGCCGTCGGTCTACGCCAGCGGCGACCTGGCCGGTCGCTACCTGTTCACCCACTCGGCCGGCTACGAGGCCGTGCGGGCCGTGCGCGACGCCTTCTTCCCGGGGAAGGGCCGGGTCACCGACTTCGTGCCGTGGTGCACGTTCACCGATCCCGAGCTGGCCCACGCGGGCGAGACCGTGGCCGAGGCCGAGAAGCGCCACGGCGACGACGTGGAGGTCTACCGCATGGACCTGGCCCACTCGGACCGGGCCCGGGCCGACTCAGCTACCGACGGGGCCATCGTGCTGGTGACGGCCAAGGGCAAGCTGGTGGGCGCCCACATCCTGGCCCCGGCGGCCGGCGAGATGATCCACGAGCTGGCCCTGGCCATCAACCAGGGCCTCAAGCTGGCCGAGGTAGCCAGCCTCATCCACGTCTACCCGACGCTGTCGACCAGCACGGGACAGCTGGCGGCCGAGGCCGCCTTCGAAGGGGCCAAGCGGCTCCGCTGGCTGGTCCGCAAGGAGCGGTGA
- a CDS encoding serine/threonine-protein kinase, which produces MQTTPHETTSATSPVSSGSVVAGRYRLGGLLGRGGMADVFDAVDLRLDRAVAVKVLRPELAARHDVRTRFEAEARAAAGLSHPNAVAVYDTGEHHGAPFLVMERLPGETLADRLALGPVDAQWLRTAAVGLLGALGAAHRKGIVHRDVKPGNILIASDGTAKIGDFGIAKSAGTGDGAGQDQAALDLTQTDQLLGTPAYVAPERLEGRTATPRSDLWALGVVLYEALSGEKPFQGDNPLDVAQAIGSGAHVPLGERCPDAPPDLVAVVESAMSRVPGGRPASAQAMASGLSVHVADPTVDERIGQGTGVGTGEGIGEAMAGGTMVLPVVAGPVEGPTGRAVTAAPEARRTSRRGGPPPRRGPRPVRVAPFSTWPRLLWLSLALLVVVLALVARGAEQPVAAPGGGATAGEEIAVEATPAQRLAAALRDLASRLDNPNDGPRAEELGSLLDRLAGRVESSDAGQGGEATNLIIRVATWYQSGQLGSVATAQALDLLRQVPGVDSQVAVPTTVATTVPPSPATVEPAPSGRPDDVPGRGQGNGRGRSGDRDRDDDD; this is translated from the coding sequence GTGCAGACGACCCCGCACGAGACCACCAGCGCGACCTCCCCGGTCAGCTCCGGGTCGGTCGTGGCCGGCCGGTACCGGCTAGGGGGCCTGCTGGGCCGCGGTGGCATGGCCGACGTGTTCGATGCCGTGGACCTGCGCCTCGACCGGGCAGTGGCCGTGAAAGTGCTCAGGCCCGAGCTGGCCGCCCGCCACGACGTGCGGACCCGTTTCGAGGCCGAGGCCAGGGCCGCGGCCGGCCTCTCCCACCCCAACGCCGTGGCTGTGTACGACACCGGCGAGCACCACGGCGCCCCCTTCCTGGTCATGGAGCGGCTGCCGGGCGAGACCCTGGCCGACCGCCTGGCCCTCGGGCCGGTCGATGCCCAGTGGCTGCGCACGGCGGCCGTGGGTCTGCTCGGGGCGCTGGGGGCGGCGCACCGCAAGGGGATCGTGCACCGGGACGTGAAGCCCGGCAACATCCTGATCGCGTCCGACGGCACGGCCAAGATCGGCGACTTCGGGATCGCCAAGAGCGCGGGCACGGGCGACGGGGCCGGGCAGGACCAGGCCGCGCTGGACCTGACCCAGACGGACCAGCTGCTCGGCACCCCGGCGTATGTGGCCCCCGAGCGGCTCGAAGGGCGCACGGCCACGCCCCGGTCGGACCTGTGGGCCCTGGGAGTGGTGCTCTACGAGGCGCTGTCGGGTGAGAAACCTTTCCAGGGCGACAACCCGCTGGACGTGGCCCAGGCCATCGGTTCGGGGGCCCACGTGCCGCTGGGCGAGCGCTGCCCCGACGCCCCGCCCGACCTCGTCGCGGTGGTCGAGTCCGCCATGTCACGGGTGCCCGGCGGCCGGCCCGCCTCCGCCCAGGCCATGGCGTCGGGCCTGTCCGTTCACGTGGCCGACCCGACCGTCGACGAGAGGATCGGCCAGGGGACCGGCGTAGGTACAGGCGAAGGGATCGGCGAAGCGATGGCTGGGGGGACCATGGTCCTGCCCGTCGTGGCCGGTCCTGTCGAGGGGCCGACTGGGCGGGCGGTCACGGCCGCCCCTGAGGCCCGCCGGACGAGCCGCCGGGGAGGCCCACCCCCCCGCCGGGGACCGCGGCCCGTGCGGGTCGCCCCGTTCAGCACGTGGCCCCGGCTCCTGTGGCTGAGCCTGGCCCTGCTGGTCGTCGTGCTCGCGCTGGTGGCCCGAGGGGCCGAGCAGCCGGTCGCCGCCCCCGGCGGCGGGGCGACGGCCGGGGAGGAGATCGCGGTCGAGGCCACACCCGCACAGCGCCTGGCCGCCGCCCTGCGGGACCTGGCCAGCCGGCTCGACAACCCCAACGACGGGCCGAGGGCCGAGGAGCTGGGGTCGTTGCTCGACAGACTGGCCGGCCGGGTCGAGTCCTCGGATGCCGGTCAGGGTGGGGAGGCCACCAACCTGATCATCCGGGTCGCCACCTGGTACCAGTCGGGCCAACTGGGAAGCGTGGCCACCGCCCAGGCCCTCGACCTGCTGCGCCAGGTCCCGGGCGTCGACTCCCAAGTGGCCGTGCCCACGACGGTGGCCACGACGGTCCCTCCGTCGCCGGCCACCGTCGAGCCCGCCCCTTCGGGGCGGCCCGACGACGTCCCGGGCCGGGGCCAGGGCAACGGCCGGGGCCGCTCGGGCGACCGGGACCGTGACGACGACGACTGA